In Aquila chrysaetos chrysaetos chromosome 10, bAquChr1.4, whole genome shotgun sequence, the following proteins share a genomic window:
- the ERAL1 gene encoding GTPase Era, mitochondrial isoform X2, producing MEEQSDAWACLLESCAPRATVLPVRWSGSSSGLGSILGIPAEKPSNALGQHPPPVATSKEEQARLVQDRPDQPQNPKVLRIAIIGAPNAGKSTLSNQLLGRKVFPVSKKVHTTRCKARGVVTYEDTQLIILDTPGLTSPFKAKRHKLDKAMLTDPWDSMKHADLVLVLVDVSDHWTRNSLSKEVLKCLSQFPQIPSVLVLNKVDLLKNKFILLELVTELTEGIVNGKKLEVRSAFKHNSSSSAKSPLQITQGSPLENRDPESHCLQETDQAQEGSSLDNTSDMRASESSLVTEEAEGPKCSGPRDLKNTKGWPCFQEIFMLAARHGEEVDTLKRYLLMQAKPGPWEFHSGVLTSQSPQEICDNIIREKVLEYLPLEVPYGVVQVTEMWEEGPSGELLIVQNLLVPRKSHMPLSSLVMWRNWSCGSPGTFVQSRNRGSWNQYSGLK from the exons ATGGAGGAGCAGTCGGATGCATGGG CCTGTCTTCTGGAGAGCTGCGCCCCGCGGGCCACCGTGCTCCCTGTCCGCTGGAGTGGGAGCAGCTCCGGGCTGGGCAGCATCCTGGGCATCCCTGCTGAGAAGCCGAGCAATGCCCTGGGCCAGCACCCACCGCCCGTTGCCACCAGCAAAG AGGAACAAGCCCGCCTGGTACAGGATCGGCCTGACCAGCCCCAGAACCCCAAGGTTTTAAGAATTGCCATCATTGGAGCGCCCAATGCTGGGAAGTCCACGCTCTCTAATCAGCTCTTGGGCAGAAAG GTTTTCCCCGTCTCTAAGAAAGTGCACACAACCCGATGCAAAGCCCGGGGTGTTGTCACGTACGAGGACACGCAACTG atCATTCTGGACACACCTGGCCTCACTAGTCCCTTTAAAGCCAAAAG ACATAAATTAGATAAAGCCATGCTGACAGACCCATGGGACAGCATGAAACATGCAGATTTAG TTCTTGTTTTGGTGGATGTGTCGGATCACTGGACGCGAAACTCTCTGAGCAAGGAGGTGCTGAAGTGTCTTTCTCAGTTTCCCCAAATCCCCAGTGTCCTGGTTCTGAACAAG GTGGATCTGCTAAAGAACAAGTTTATCCTGCTGGAACTAGTAACTGAACTAACAGAGGGAAttgtaaatggaaagaaactggAAGTGAGATCTGCGTTTAAACATAATTCCAGTTCTTCAGCAAAGTCTCCTCTTCAAATCACTCAGGGTTCTCCACTTGAGAATAGGGACCCTGAGTCTCACTGTCTGCAGGAAACAGACCAAGCCCAGGAAGGCTCTAGCTTGGACAACACCAGTGATATGAGAGCTTCTGAGTCCAGTCTTGTCACAGAAGAAGCAGAAGGGCCAAAGTGCTCTGGACCCAGAGATCTAAAAAATACGAAAGGCTGGCCGTGCTTCCAGGAGATCTTCATGCTGGCAGCTCGCcatggggaggaggtggatACGCTCAAG CGGTACCTCCTGATGCAAGCCAAGCCAGGCCCTTGGGAGTTTCACAGTGGTGTCTTGACCAGCCAGTCACCTCAAGAGATCTGTGATAATATCATCAGGGAGAAGGTACTGGAGTACCTGCCACTGGAAGTGCCCTACGGCGTGGTTCAG GTGACGGAGATGTGGGAGGAAGGACCGAGTGGGGAGCTCCTCATCGTGCAGAACCTCTTGGTCCCAAGGAAGTCTCATATG CCCTTGAGCTCTCTGGTCATGTGGAGAAACTGGTCCTGCGGGTCTCCTGGCACTTTTGTTCAATCCAGAAACAGAGGATCATGGAATCAATATAGCGGGCTGAAGTAG
- the ERAL1 gene encoding GTPase Era, mitochondrial isoform X3 has protein sequence MAAHVALAVRRAVRWAVRAAAAGPLLPGPACLLESCAPRATVLPVRWSGSSSGLGSILGIPAEKPSNALGQHPPPVATSKEEQARLVQDRPDQPQNPKVLRIAIIGAPNAGKSTLSNQLLGRKVFPVSKKVHTTRCKARGVVTYEDTQLIILDTPGLTSPFKAKRHKLDKAMLTDPWDSMKHADLVLVLVDVSDHWTRNSLSKEVLKCLSQFPQIPSVLVLNKVDLLKNKFILLELVTELTEGIVNGKKLEVRSAFKHNSSSSAKSPLQITQGSPLENRDPESHCLQETDQAQEGSSLDNTSDMRASESSLVTEEAEGPKCSGPRDLKNTKGWPCFQEIFMLAARHGEEVDTLKRYLLMQAKPGPWEFHSGVLTSQSPQEICDNIIREKVLEYLPLEVPYGVVQVTEMWEEGPSGELLIVQNLLVPRKSHMMMLIGRGGKVISRIAQEAGQDLMNVFLCDVRLKLKVDMKS, from the exons ATGGCGGCACACGTCGCCCTGGCGGTGCGTCGGGCCGTACGCTGGGCCGTGagggccgccgcggcggggccgctcCTGCCGGGCCcag CCTGTCTTCTGGAGAGCTGCGCCCCGCGGGCCACCGTGCTCCCTGTCCGCTGGAGTGGGAGCAGCTCCGGGCTGGGCAGCATCCTGGGCATCCCTGCTGAGAAGCCGAGCAATGCCCTGGGCCAGCACCCACCGCCCGTTGCCACCAGCAAAG AGGAACAAGCCCGCCTGGTACAGGATCGGCCTGACCAGCCCCAGAACCCCAAGGTTTTAAGAATTGCCATCATTGGAGCGCCCAATGCTGGGAAGTCCACGCTCTCTAATCAGCTCTTGGGCAGAAAG GTTTTCCCCGTCTCTAAGAAAGTGCACACAACCCGATGCAAAGCCCGGGGTGTTGTCACGTACGAGGACACGCAACTG atCATTCTGGACACACCTGGCCTCACTAGTCCCTTTAAAGCCAAAAG ACATAAATTAGATAAAGCCATGCTGACAGACCCATGGGACAGCATGAAACATGCAGATTTAG TTCTTGTTTTGGTGGATGTGTCGGATCACTGGACGCGAAACTCTCTGAGCAAGGAGGTGCTGAAGTGTCTTTCTCAGTTTCCCCAAATCCCCAGTGTCCTGGTTCTGAACAAG GTGGATCTGCTAAAGAACAAGTTTATCCTGCTGGAACTAGTAACTGAACTAACAGAGGGAAttgtaaatggaaagaaactggAAGTGAGATCTGCGTTTAAACATAATTCCAGTTCTTCAGCAAAGTCTCCTCTTCAAATCACTCAGGGTTCTCCACTTGAGAATAGGGACCCTGAGTCTCACTGTCTGCAGGAAACAGACCAAGCCCAGGAAGGCTCTAGCTTGGACAACACCAGTGATATGAGAGCTTCTGAGTCCAGTCTTGTCACAGAAGAAGCAGAAGGGCCAAAGTGCTCTGGACCCAGAGATCTAAAAAATACGAAAGGCTGGCCGTGCTTCCAGGAGATCTTCATGCTGGCAGCTCGCcatggggaggaggtggatACGCTCAAG CGGTACCTCCTGATGCAAGCCAAGCCAGGCCCTTGGGAGTTTCACAGTGGTGTCTTGACCAGCCAGTCACCTCAAGAGATCTGTGATAATATCATCAGGGAGAAGGTACTGGAGTACCTGCCACTGGAAGTGCCCTACGGCGTGGTTCAG GTGACGGAGATGTGGGAGGAAGGACCGAGTGGGGAGCTCCTCATCGTGCAGAACCTCTTGGTCCCAAGGAAGTCTCATATG ATGATGTTGATTGGAAGAGGAGGTAAGGTTATCAGCAGGATCGCTCAGGAGGCTGGCCAGGACCTGATGAACGTTTTCCTGTGTGATGTGCGCTTGAAGCTCAAGGTGGATATGAAGAGTTGA
- the ERAL1 gene encoding GTPase Era, mitochondrial isoform X1, with protein sequence MEEQSDAWACLLESCAPRATVLPVRWSGSSSGLGSILGIPAEKPSNALGQHPPPVATSKEEQARLVQDRPDQPQNPKVLRIAIIGAPNAGKSTLSNQLLGRKVFPVSKKVHTTRCKARGVVTYEDTQLIILDTPGLTSPFKAKRHKLDKAMLTDPWDSMKHADLVLVLVDVSDHWTRNSLSKEVLKCLSQFPQIPSVLVLNKVDLLKNKFILLELVTELTEGIVNGKKLEVRSAFKHNSSSSAKSPLQITQGSPLENRDPESHCLQETDQAQEGSSLDNTSDMRASESSLVTEEAEGPKCSGPRDLKNTKGWPCFQEIFMLAARHGEEVDTLKRYLLMQAKPGPWEFHSGVLTSQSPQEICDNIIREKVLEYLPLEVPYGVVQVTEMWEEGPSGELLIVQNLLVPRKSHMMMLIGRGGKVISRIAQEAGQDLMNVFLCDVRLKLKVDMKS encoded by the exons ATGGAGGAGCAGTCGGATGCATGGG CCTGTCTTCTGGAGAGCTGCGCCCCGCGGGCCACCGTGCTCCCTGTCCGCTGGAGTGGGAGCAGCTCCGGGCTGGGCAGCATCCTGGGCATCCCTGCTGAGAAGCCGAGCAATGCCCTGGGCCAGCACCCACCGCCCGTTGCCACCAGCAAAG AGGAACAAGCCCGCCTGGTACAGGATCGGCCTGACCAGCCCCAGAACCCCAAGGTTTTAAGAATTGCCATCATTGGAGCGCCCAATGCTGGGAAGTCCACGCTCTCTAATCAGCTCTTGGGCAGAAAG GTTTTCCCCGTCTCTAAGAAAGTGCACACAACCCGATGCAAAGCCCGGGGTGTTGTCACGTACGAGGACACGCAACTG atCATTCTGGACACACCTGGCCTCACTAGTCCCTTTAAAGCCAAAAG ACATAAATTAGATAAAGCCATGCTGACAGACCCATGGGACAGCATGAAACATGCAGATTTAG TTCTTGTTTTGGTGGATGTGTCGGATCACTGGACGCGAAACTCTCTGAGCAAGGAGGTGCTGAAGTGTCTTTCTCAGTTTCCCCAAATCCCCAGTGTCCTGGTTCTGAACAAG GTGGATCTGCTAAAGAACAAGTTTATCCTGCTGGAACTAGTAACTGAACTAACAGAGGGAAttgtaaatggaaagaaactggAAGTGAGATCTGCGTTTAAACATAATTCCAGTTCTTCAGCAAAGTCTCCTCTTCAAATCACTCAGGGTTCTCCACTTGAGAATAGGGACCCTGAGTCTCACTGTCTGCAGGAAACAGACCAAGCCCAGGAAGGCTCTAGCTTGGACAACACCAGTGATATGAGAGCTTCTGAGTCCAGTCTTGTCACAGAAGAAGCAGAAGGGCCAAAGTGCTCTGGACCCAGAGATCTAAAAAATACGAAAGGCTGGCCGTGCTTCCAGGAGATCTTCATGCTGGCAGCTCGCcatggggaggaggtggatACGCTCAAG CGGTACCTCCTGATGCAAGCCAAGCCAGGCCCTTGGGAGTTTCACAGTGGTGTCTTGACCAGCCAGTCACCTCAAGAGATCTGTGATAATATCATCAGGGAGAAGGTACTGGAGTACCTGCCACTGGAAGTGCCCTACGGCGTGGTTCAG GTGACGGAGATGTGGGAGGAAGGACCGAGTGGGGAGCTCCTCATCGTGCAGAACCTCTTGGTCCCAAGGAAGTCTCATATG ATGATGTTGATTGGAAGAGGAGGTAAGGTTATCAGCAGGATCGCTCAGGAGGCTGGCCAGGACCTGATGAACGTTTTCCTGTGTGATGTGCGCTTGAAGCTCAAGGTGGATATGAAGAGTTGA